The Rosa rugosa chromosome 1, drRosRugo1.1, whole genome shotgun sequence genomic sequence AATTTACAAAGATTGCACGAGTAGTTCATGACGTTTGcatcagaaagaaaaagagagaagggaaagaaaagaaagaatgatGAATGAATGAATCCAAGGCCTGTCCTTCGCGTATCTTGGAAAACCAATACGTGTTGAGCTTACGACGTCGTTCCCCACACAATGCCATACACATTTTTAAACGCCAAAGATTTCGTTCTCTGCCAATACAAGATTTTTACCCTCGTTCTCATGCAGCTTTATTTCCCTATATATACCTCTCTTCATCCTTTTATCTCCTACCTACCTACCCATTCCTTCTCTGCCTTACTTTCTCATTTTCAATGGCCaataattcttcttctttcccaaCATACTTCATAGCCTTATTCATCATGAGCCGCCTGATCCCCACCATTGGATACCGCCTCCGCGACGACCCCGAAgccattagattagcttccacTGATTACGGCCACATCCACAGCGAAAACCCAGCCGCCGTTCTCTACCCTTCTTCCATAAACGACATTTCGTCCCTCATCAAGTTCGCCAACAATGTTTCCGTGCCGTTTGGCGTGGCCGCGAAAGGCCAGGGCCACTCGATAAGGGGACAGGCCATGGCTCGCAATGGGGTCGTGGTCGAAATGTCGTCCCTGCGAAACCACCGACCACAACACGGCTCCTCCGGAATCGAAGTAGTTTCAACCACCAACAAAGACGACGTGACGCTTTACTACGCGGACGTCGGAGGCGAGCAGCTCTGGGTCGATGTTCTGCATGCCACATTAGAACATGGACTTTCACCGGTGACGTGGACTGACTACCTTTACTTGACCGTCGGAGGGACGCTGTCGAACGCCGGAATCGGCGGACAGACGTTTCGGTTCGGCCCTCAGATCAGCAATGTCTACGAAATGGATGTTGTCACTGGTATGATCTAGCTCTAGCTCTGTGTTAATTTCGATTAGTACTAATCATTGTGCACATTAGAATACTCTCTGAAATATTATTTTGGCTGATCTGGTGTGATGACAAGCTTGTTTGTAAAGATACAAAATAGTTGTTGACGAGCATAAATAATCAAAACCAATTGTTTTCCAACGCATTTACTAGTTTTTGTTTGAAGCTGGTTCCACTGGGTCCCACACGTTAGGGGGAAATCTTAGGATTATTGATTCATACCAGCTGATCATGATCATAACCCCAGTACGAACTAGTCCCTCCAAAATTGTTAATTAATCAATAATAAATTGTGATTAATTAACAAGTGGGTTGTTATTATCATCCTAATTGATTATGTTGGCTGGAATAGTTTATATTCCCAGCACTGGTTTCCAATTATTTTTGCATGCACTCTGTTTTTTGGGTTTGTTATTAACTAGGGTTTTGTGTTTCTTTCAGGAGAAGGGGATTTTGTGACTTGCTCCCCAAACAACAACGCAGAGCTTTTCTATGGGGTTCTTGGAGGACTAGGTCAGTTTGGGGTTATAACCAGAGCCAGAATTGCACTAGAGCCAGCACCAAAAAGGGTACGGATATTTATATGTATGACTACATATATAAATATTCTGCGCAGGCATTAGGACTAGGCATAGATAAATTGACTTGGACCTTTGTCTTTGTGATTATATTAATTGTTCATACGTAAACAGTTAAATATAGTTAATTAAATAAACTAATGCCGTGACAAGTTTGTTATGTTCAAAGTCACAAACTCAATATAAAAGTAACTGGATCTTttttaacttttgtttttttagtttAAAAATGACCTAATCTATGTCACTTAAACGTGAACATCACAGCCATCACACAAGGACTCTTCTCCTTTTCCTTTCTTGCCcgacttttcttcttttcttgggTCGGACCCCATTAACGTCGACCCATTTTTAATTTGGTCCTTTAAACTTAAGGGAGTTTGTCCTAACATAAACTACATGATTGATTAAAGTTTTTGTTATATGTCACTTTCCACTAAATTTGGTGAATATATTTTGGTCTTGTAGGTCAAGTGGGTGCGAATGCTTTACAGTGACTTCTCTGCGTTTTCCAGAGACCAAGAACGTTTAATCTCAATCAATGGGCGACAACAAAGCAATGCCCTTGATTATTTGGAAGGCTCAATACTAATTAACCAGGGTCCTCCGGATAATTGGAGGGCTTCCTCATTTTTCCCTCAATCCTCTCACAACAGAATTATTTCCCAAGTAAACAAACATGGCATCATATACTGCCTCGAAGTGGTCAAATATTATGACCATCACACTGAAACCACTGCGGATAAGGTAAAACATATATTGTACCGTTATAGTAATTACTGAACAAATAAAAAAGGACAAAATGGATCTAATAATTaaaacaattttttcttttgcaggAGCTCCAAAATCTATTGAAAGGATTGAACTATCTTCCTGGATTTAAGTTTGAAAATGATGCGTCGTATGTCGAATTTCTGAATAGAGTTCGAAGCGGAGAGCTAAAGCTTCAGTCAGAAGGACTATGGGATGTCCCTCATCCGTGGCTTAATCTCTTTATTCCAAAAAGTCGCATCACGGACTTTGATCTTGGTGTGTTCAAGGACATTGTTCTGAAGAGAAATATTACCACCGGACCTGTCCTAGTTTACCCCATGAACAGGAGCAAGTAggattttttgtctttttcacCATTAACAATAATAATTAAACTAAAACATTTTGAACTACATTTACTGACATTGATGATCTAGGTAGTAATTGGTAAAATTGACTTAtttgaataaaataattaatcttttgattttaattgaaaTGCAGGTGGAATGAGAGGATGTCGGCCGTTGTACCCGAAGAAGATGTGTTTTACACCGTAGGATTTTTGCATGCAACTGGGTTTGATGAATTTCCGGCATTTGATGAGCAAAATAAAGAGATATTAGGGTTTTGTGTTAGAGCTGGTATTGCTGTTAAGCAGTATCTTCCCGACCACAAAACACAGCAAGGTTGGATGAATCATTTTGGCTCCAAATGGAAAACCTTCCAGAAGAGGAAAGCACTATTCGATCCCAAGAgaatactttcccctgggcaaAGAATTTTTCAGATTAAAGAATAAATTTAATCCTACCAAGCATGTATTGTAGAGAGCTAGAAGAATTTATCGAAATGTTCATTTAGAATTATATTAAGTTAGTACTTAGTAGATAGTGTATTAATTTAATTTAGCATGCAGATTGTTTATATGTATGAATAATATAATATAAGTTTACCAGGAATCTCAATGCACCACTCGTGTTTGGCTTCTCTCTTTTGTAGATACCTTTGGGTCAAGAAAGTTAAACACCAGTCTTCATGAACTTATTAGCAGTGTATATAATATGAAACTAAACATAATTAGTAGACTCATTACAAGAACATGGCATTTCTTAAATCTGTAATCGATCTCTATCTTAATTGTCACACCATCCAACACGAACTAATTAAATTATGGGGTAGTTCATGGAGATAGCACAGGTTTTTGTAAATGAGAACTAGCGGGTACCATGCTTTGATTTCTTTTATACAAAGCGTCGTTAAtctgcataaaaaaaaaaatagaaaaaaagtcTTTAATTTGTTCTCGGGATCTATTTTAATTTAAGCGATTACATCTCATTAACTCATTTAATAAGATCTAATGACAACTTTTGCTATCTCCATAAACCACTCCATTTACCTcgatcttgaatcttgatttACCTATAGACATGGATTCAATCTCTataattcttttttgtttttttttttaatctctatAGTTCTAATAATGAAGACTGTcgtatttcaaaaaaaaaaaaaataatgaagaCTGTCGTTGATTGTGGATATGAAGTTGGCTGGCCAGCACCCATGTTCCTGAGTATAATGTTTAGATTCCTGTCATGTATAGCATGCATATAATAGAGGTTGGACTGGAACCCATTTTAACATCTAGTTGTGACTTGCGGATGATGCAGAAAGTTGATTAGCATAAGAAAGGAAATTTCTGCTCTTCTTCACTACAAGACCATGGAAAAGACAGTGCATCCTTATATATTTCAACCCTACATATACCAACCTAATCAATCACCACAGGACCACTCTATATACACTACTCAATCATCCTCCCTCTTATAGTAGCTCATCACGTGATTAGATGAATGAACAGTGATTACGTTGTCTGGGTTTGCCACTTTGTTTTATTAGTCTATAGTAGAGGATGAAATAGCCTCActttttttctcacttatatAATTGAAGCTACAGCTCTAAGTTTCTGATTTGTTTAGAGGAGGGCAGCCAATTAGGGTTTCCAAAGACATAGTGCTGGATTCTGGGAATAAAGCGCAAAGAATGTTTCCAACAAGCTCATTGCAGCCTGCAGGCGATGAAGGAGACATTGGAAGTCGCATGTAGCACTCAGCAGTAGCAGAAGCAGAAGCCGAAACCGAAGCAGCCACCATAGAATTTTGACTCAGCAACCAATTCCTTGCTTCCTGCTTAAACTAATGAATGTGTTTCTCTTACTGTTGCATTTTCCAGACAGGAGAATTAGGAGAAAAGCACTTTTGCTTTGCTTATTAAACAGAAGAAAAGCGCTATTGGATTAGTTCGCTTAGCACTTGAGCGGAGTAAGATACTGTCAAGACAGAAAGTACCGTTTTCGGAAATAGGGACACCGTCCTTAAAGATTTGCACGTTCTCGCAAAAGACAAAGGAGAAAAAATGGCAAAAGTTTCCTCTTTAGTCCAGGGAAGCAATTATCTGGCTTGAGGTAAAGTCATTGGTCATCATAGAAAATGATTTGTGTTTGGTTAACATCTCTATcgcaacctaggttcgaaccccgaagctgtcaaagtggtcaggcactgtgctgcaatgcatagttggagcatttcacatgcgctgaagaagtttatcttgggcctaggaagcattTGGATtctccttgacaaagtcaaaaaaacaTCTCTATCGCAACAACATGAATGCAAAACTTGACCCTTACCATGTTTTACTAGTGTTATAACGTGAATACTCGTTAACTTTTTGAGTAGTAACTTATATTTTTGAGTAGTTTCTTTATTTTAGACTTTTATAGACATTTCATCAAATATCAATTTAGGTTACAAAGAAATAGCTAAAAGAACTATTGAATTGCCTAGCGAGTAAAAGTCTCGCTTGGAAAGCATTTGGTCTTGATAATTTGTTTGAATGCAATTATTTTGCATTTTGACATTACCTTAATGTTAGTTTAGGTGATCATCCTTTTCTGAGGTGCATTTTAGAATGTGAAGTTTAAAGTTTAAGGATGATCGATGGCATGAATTGTatactattttcttttttttatcaagaacaATGCATTGTATTAAAGTAATCATAAAGGGTacaagagaaaaacaaaaacattaaaCCCAAATCGGAACCCAAACAACAACAGAAACTAACCACTAGCCCAACACACACCAACCACCACAGAGAAGACTCCGACTTCAGTCAAGTATTAGCCGCCGTCAAATAATGATAGGTAGCTAGCTCCGTCGTCGACTACAACCAGCAGCTCGCCAGCAAACAACTTTATACCATTTCCATTAAGCTACTAGTTGCTGGCTAGCTAAGCTAATGGTATTGTAGCAAAAGAAGCAACAAAGAATAATAGTTAACAACATAATGGTACTCGATCATAGAAATTAATTAAAGGCTAGATTAGCCAAGTatatccataaacatatatgaaAAATCCCTTATTATTTTATTAACTCTTACACTGTAGAATTTTTTTGTCCTACTCAAATGCAGCTTGCAGGCAACTAGGAGACATAAAAAGGGCCTCCGTCAACTTATGTGTTCTATCCTGTCTTCATTGATTTTTGCTAGACAAGATCTAGACATTCACACACACTGTGAATCATTAAGATCTTGGAAAGTGAAAAAAAGCATGTCATTGATTTGTATGAGATAATCCTCAAGTCACATGATGACATGCTCCCCCTTAGCTTTGTGCAGCTGCCCTACAAATAATATAAAATCCTATCTCATCAacataaaataacaaaacaaggCTCCATACCAAGTGAAAGGCTGAAAGCAACTCTACTGCTTTTTCCTCAGCAAAATGGTACATAATTCAATTCATTCTAGAATAGAATAATTACGATCTTCCAAGAGAGCCAAAAACCCAAGCTAAGAGAAAACGCAAAGTAGCAGTAGTGCCTGTCCGGCGGCGGCGCCGTCTCGGCGTCGTTGTCGGACGGGACAGAAGGGACCGAGTGTCCGGTTGTGCACGGTCCAGTCGGAGAAGAGGTTGCAAGGGGATGACGACGCAAACCCGATCGTTTGCAGACTCTGATGTTGGCGGGGGCAGGCATGTGGGATCGGAGTCCATCTATCCTCGGGCGGTGCACAGACTCTTTGGTGGTTGTTTAGATTTGGGGTGGCGGGATCGGCGGTCTGTTGGCGGTGAAGACCCGGTGGCGGATTCACTGGGTTCCTCTGATCTTCGTTCGGATCCGTTTGCTTCGGTTGGGTTCGGGCGGCTTTGCTCGGATCGGGGATGGGGTGGCGCGTCTTGCCGGTGTGGGGATAATGGAAGGTTGGATGGTCAGACTGCCCTTGCACGGCGTCAAGGGGGCGGCGATGGAGCTGTTGGCGGCAGGACGAGAGGAATGCGTCGTGCCTTCTGCAATTCTCTTTTTAGGCTTGGGCTTGGTATCATATGGGCCTGGGCTTTGGCTCTAGGCCcaatttatttttcagtttatttatctattttaatttatttttcagtGTCTTTAGGTGGCTTTATGCCCATAATAATGTCCTACTCTAGGTTTGTAGGGTGAGGTGGACGCTATCCCGGTTTATGCACCTtgagtgccttgtctggcctagggCGGCGGCAAATTTCTTGCATTGTCAAATGGTtgcagcctcctagtggcagaatgaagCCAAGTGTCACCGGATTTATTTTttggtggcaacatagtgggaaagttgaTATTATTAGTCTATTATGGCTCTGCGTGAGcattatctttccgttatgtcgccaaatttgtaaagcaaatggagtagcaaGATGTGCATTCTTTACTAATTGGTGCGTGATAGAATACACAATATTAGTAGGgacttctgatattatttcggaatgTTCTCTTAAGGCTTCTtataatttggggtttaggctttatgtcccccccttgtattatATGGTTTTATTAATGGTTatggcttaagggcagccgttTTGGCCCTACCTCAAAAAAAAGAATAGTATATACATAAACCTTAGGATAAATTCCTTCTATGATACTTGAGGTATGACCAATTGGACACTTTAGTACATAATACTTTAGTACATAGTCTTCAAAAGAGGATAatatgatacctgaacttatactccgtttgacactttggtacttctaTTAATTTTTCAATTAAATGTAAGGgtaaattgacatttagaatatatgtacaaaaacaaaataaaaaacatgagttttgtGGGTTGATGGCCGTTCTTCATcattttataggtatgaattaaTACTTATAGGTTATTTTGAAGCTGAAATAATCGAACTTTATGTTTAAGAAATATAGTAATCGTGATTTGAACACCCACCAGACTACTCCACCGAACTATGTCTAATCCACTGAAAGTAGTCTCTTGAGTGTTAAAATCACGACGACTAAattttcaaaacataaaattcaattatgtcaTCCTTAACATAACCCAAAAGCATTCATTCATGTTCATTTTCTCCCAAATGACCCAAAAAATGATGAAGACCCAGGACTGATGGTCATCAACCCacaaaactcatgtttttattttattttatatgtatatatatattctaaatgtcaattttatccttacatttaactgaaaaaattaacagaagtaccaaacTGTTAAACGAAgcctaagttcaggtatcaaattgtCTTATCTTGAAGACTAGGTACCAAAGTGTCCAATTGGCCATACCTCAGGTACCACATAAGGAATTTAATTACCCTAAACCTTATAGCTACAAGGATGTCCATATGACCAAGATTTTTACTCAGAGCAAGCAGAGAATGACCATATATCAAAATTACGAACCACAAAGCCAGTGGCTGCTCGATTGACAGGGAGGACAAaaccatcaaaattgagctTCAAGGACGTCGGGAGGCGTCCATTTAATAGAggcagaagaagaagctttAAGGGTCAGTATTGTGGAATTAGCCTTAAGATACAATTGAAACGCCTTAGCCACTCCAAAGGCAACATCAGCAGGAAAATAAAGATGATTTCTGAAAATAAGTTGATTTCGAGCTGTACAAATAGAGTGTGCAAGCATTAGGCATTTAGTAAGATTTTCCATAGCATGGGGTTGTAATATGAAAGCATCGAGCCAATTCAAAAAATGAGGAAGATGAACAAGAGGTCTAGTTGGTATTCCAGAAAGGGACCAAACATCCTAAGTAAAGGACAGGTAACAAAAAGATGATCCAAAGATTCTTCATGTTGGTCACAAAAAGCACAAGTAGGAGGAATATCCTATGACTAGTGATGTAATCTGGATCGAGTCTTTGACTTGTCACATATAAGAAACCAACTGGAAAGTTTAACTTGAGGAGGAAATTTGATCTAGTGTAAGCAGCAGTACAtactctcgagatcagtagctCATTTAATTGTAAAATAGAAGGTGATTCCAAGATCCTAATTAATCGACACCCTCAACCGGACCTCTTCTATCCCTTAGCGTAATCAAATTTATT encodes the following:
- the LOC133727080 gene encoding cytokinin dehydrogenase 3-like — translated: MANNSSSFPTYFIALFIMSRLIPTIGYRLRDDPEAIRLASTDYGHIHSENPAAVLYPSSINDISSLIKFANNVSVPFGVAAKGQGHSIRGQAMARNGVVVEMSSLRNHRPQHGSSGIEVVSTTNKDDVTLYYADVGGEQLWVDVLHATLEHGLSPVTWTDYLYLTVGGTLSNAGIGGQTFRFGPQISNVYEMDVVTGEGDFVTCSPNNNAELFYGVLGGLGQFGVITRARIALEPAPKRVKWVRMLYSDFSAFSRDQERLISINGRQQSNALDYLEGSILINQGPPDNWRASSFFPQSSHNRIISQVNKHGIIYCLEVVKYYDHHTETTADKELQNLLKGLNYLPGFKFENDASYVEFLNRVRSGELKLQSEGLWDVPHPWLNLFIPKSRITDFDLGVFKDIVLKRNITTGPVLVYPMNRSKWNERMSAVVPEEDVFYTVGFLHATGFDEFPAFDEQNKEILGFCVRAGIAVKQYLPDHKTQQGWMNHFGSKWKTFQKRKALFDPKRILSPGQRIFQIKE